In a single window of the Nicotiana tomentosiformis chromosome 8, ASM39032v3, whole genome shotgun sequence genome:
- the LOC138897445 gene encoding uncharacterized protein has product MVVQSLEVNKDLSRTPEEDEELFGPEVPYLSAIGALMYLANATRHDIEFSVNLLARYRDCRHLREEVATLLKNGHLREFLSDRAKNSYGRNSDNAELPKAREELPRQTINMIFGGNEINGVTFSAAKKTKVSITNSKRLQEDDITFTEEDADGLLLPHNDTLVIFLNVLDFKIKRVLVDPGSSANVIQWRVLEQTKLTGSIIPATKLLARFNLANMTTRGVILLLTNAEGVMKTTLFEVVDGDMGYNIILGRPWLHEMKVVPSTYHQLLKFPMLEGIKQIRGDQPATREMNTIFVSSSKGKERMA; this is encoded by the exons ATGGTTGTtcaatcacttgaagtgaataaagatttgtctcgaactccagaagaggatgaggaactctttggtcccgaagtaccctatctcagtgcaattggtgcactaatgtatcttgctaatgctacaaggcatgACATagaattttctgttaatttactagcaagatata gggactgccgacacctccgagaggaggtggcaacactattgaagaatggtcatctcagagaattcttgagtgaccgagctaagaacagtTATGGTCGTAATAGCGATAACGCGGAACTTCCAAAAGCAAGAGAAGAACTcccacgccaaacgatcaatatgatattcggggggaatgagattaatggagtcaccttttcggcagcaaAGAAGACGAAAGTATCGATAACTAATAGTAAAAGACTCCAGGAAGATGATATCACTTTCACAGAGGAGGATGCAGACGGATTGCTATTACCACATAACGACACATTGGTAATATTTTtgaatgtgttagattttaagattaaacgtgttctagtggatccagggaGTTCGGCCAAtgtcatacaatggagagtattggaacaaACTAAACttaccggaagcattattccggcaacaaagctcctcgctAGATTCAACCTTGCGAACATGACGACCAGGGGAGTGATCTTGCTACTCACgaacgctgaaggagtaatgaaaacaactctcttcgaagtagtggatggtgatatgggatacaataTTATCCTGGGAAgaccatggttacacgagatgaaagttgtaccatcaacatatcaccaattgctgaagtttccaatgcttgaaggaatcaagcagataagaggtgatcaaccggcaACAAGAGAGATGAATACAATATtcgtttccagtagcaaagggaaggaacgCATGGCATAG